cggggtcttttgtgtttccacacatcATTTGCTTTTTCTAATGCTTATTGAGTGTTtagtcacacagacacacagacacacacacacacacacacacactcctatccTTTTCTGTGTTCGCTCAACATAAGGAGAACATTTcccatattattaaaatattcttaaaatatgtgTGTTCCATGTATTATATGTCACATACACGTTAATGATATAAAAACCACagaacatcagaaaaacaaaatgctttCAAGTCCCCTCACACATGTGATCGTTACAGAAGCAGGGCTGGAAATATTTCCTCTCTGAGGAACCATGGCTCAGAGATGGGAAGGAACTTATGGTTGATTAAGATCAcaggctctggggcttccctggtggcgcagtggttgagcagtggttgagagtccgcctgccaatgcaggggacgtgggttcgtgccctggtctggaaggatcccacatgccgcggagcagctgggcctgtgagccatggctgttgagcctgcgcgtccggagcctgtgctccgcatcgggagaggccgcagcagtgagaggcacgcgtaccgcaaaaaaaaaaaaaaaaaaaaaaaaaaaaaaaaagatcacagacTCAAGTACCACTTACTAGCTTCAAGACCTTAGGTTCAATAGTGGATCTAATATTTGAAGATTACATCATTTTAGGGGTACTccttaaggaaaagaataaatgtgcctctccttgggcaagtgacttaacctattttcatctgtaaaatggagataataaaagtaTTGACCTCAGTAgttaagaggattaaataagagaCTGCATTATAAAACATTTGGTAAAactgccaggcacatagtaagtgcttaataagtattacctatggttattattattcaaaatcATGTAGTTGTGGCTGAAGTAATCTGAGCTGTTTCCCAGAGACTGTTATTCATCCACATACTTAAGAAAGTTATACCTCGAGCCTTCTCAATCTGGCTCACTCATTCATATAATAAACATTAACTGAGTTCCTATGAGATATCATATGCTATGCTAGGCACTAGTCTCAATTAATGTCATCCTTTGAAAgtacaactcaaatgtccacatctctgggaaggcttcctgggacCCTAGGCAGATTCACTACCCTCTGGGCACTTACCCCTGCTGGGAACTGGATTTGGACAAGACCGTGTTCAAGGGAaagccttcctctgcctttttcatttctgtagctTCAGCACTTTCTTCTGTGCCTTTAAAAAAGTACGTAGGTGCTCGATAATGTTGAATGAGTTGATTGAAACTGTGCTTGTTTTCCCACGAGGATTTTAGTTTCTTTTGCCAGCTACTTAGTTTGCAAGAGGAAGCAAGCTGTGTGCAAAATAGTTTGTTTGGAGCCTCTGGAAACAAGAACAAGGTAGTCTTTTGCTAATCTtggtttgtttttaccttttcttattttatgacaACTGAACTTCTCTATTATCTTACCAGATCACATTCTGCAAGCTTCTCTCTTgtgctaataaaaaaaaataatatggctACATCGGGGACGTCCTTAGGGAACATGTCCTGTATCAGGAAAAGTAGTTAAGCTCTGGGGTCCTAAAGGCGCCTGGGAAAGTCTAACCAGAAACTTTGGGGTTGGGTGTATTAtctatttaaaaacagaactggacTTTGCAAGTTTTATGATGTCTTGGCTTATTCAAGCCATTAACTGTGAATTAAAATTTCCAGATGATTACTTTTATAATAGCGTTCAAGTGTCAGAAAATAACCCTGACCAGTCAGTACTGGATACAAGTAGATAAGAAGTGGCAGTGGGGAAAGCACCCACTTACCAGTACATCTGCTTAGGACTTTGCAACGTACCATGAGTCACCTTTTACATTCATTATCCATTTGCTAAACCACCCTCCACCCCGGAAGCAGATGGAAAGCGGGACACAACCTTCTTTTTGCAGGCAAGAAACACTGGGGAGAGCTGGACTGGGAACCGGATCCGTCAGCCATCTCAGCTCCTGCCACCACAATCATCCCCCTCCTACCCTCAGGAGGGGCTTTGATTTTGTGGGTGTCCAGAAAACCATGCTGACCTCTGTATAGGTTTAACTGAAGCATTCTGGTCCTTGGAGGGTGACCTGGGCTACATGGAAGGTCGTGGGCACCTCGCGATTGGCAGCTTTCCATGAATTCCTGTGGTCAGAGTTTTAGCTTATCCTTCATGGGGTGGAGGTGAGATGGGTGATTTCATTGAACATTTGCACTTACAGGCAGGTAGAGCTCCTGTCTTCCTGATCTAGTAGGGAAGAGAGATATGAAACATGTCACTTCCACAAAGTACATTCACCTTCCTGGGAATGACCCAGAGACTCGGAAGTATCCAGTTCTCCAAATCAATTTCTGAATTGACCATCTGAAAGCTTAACACTGCAGGTAGGAGGGGGAGGATGTATGGCAAGCCTGGTCCCTAGCACAGGCAACCTTGGGGAGGAGGGCCCCCATTTACCTGGGTACAGCCCTCATCAGCTGTGGAAGCTGAAGAACAACTTTACCTTCATCATGTGTGTGATTTGAAAAAAGAAACCTCAGTTGGCGCAATCCAGTCTATGAAGTCCCTAGAAACAGAGTTGAGAGGCCAAAGCTAGCCTGTTGTGTCGGCAAGATACAAATGCCAAGGACTCAGGAGGGCTTTTCCTGTCTGCCTCGGTGTTTACAGGCCCTTAGTGAGGGACTCCAGGCTGGGCCTCCTCTATGGCCCTCCCCAGCCAGGACCCTTTATTCCCAGCCCTCCATCTCGGCAGGAATCCTCAAGGGCACTCCCTCCTCATTCTCAAATTGGTAGGACTTGAGTCCATaaaccaggttaaaaaaaatacaagaattcTCTACTGGAGGTCTAGGTGGTGGCTGTCTCAGAAGACTCAGCACGCCCACCACCCCAATCCCTGCCCCCTCACCAAGCTTTCCCtttgaagaaaaacacacaccagGAAGCTGATGTAAACATCCTGAGGAAGTAACCACTGTAAGTGGCTTCTAAGTCTCATttccctaaggaaataatcagcaCCTCTTTGCCAAGACAGCTCCAGGTGAGCAAGGAAGGAAAACCACGTTCGTTTTCTCAAAAGGCGTTTGCCTGACTGCCTGCAAAGCGCGCTCCCACCTATTGTCACATTTTATTCCCAGAACCCacagggtggggagggctggTTTGGTTTcccctattttatggatgagaaaccAAGGCCCTGGGCGCTCCCTCACTCTTCCCTGGGTCACGCAGGGAGCACTTGGGGGAGCCGATGTCTTCGAGTGCCGAGATCGCCCCGCGGCACCACGAGGATTCCCGAGCAAGCCTGTCTGCGGTTGCGGCCACATGGCCTCATTGTCCTCAGCAGGAGTCCCGCTGCGCCAACGTTGGTCGGCTCCGCGAACCGCGGCCCCGGCCGCTCTGCGGAACGGCCCCGGCCAGGCGCAGGGGACCCGGGAGCCAGGCGGCGCCCGGAACAAGGGAGGGGAGCGCGCGCCGGGACCCGGGGGCATCCGCCCGGGTCGGCGGCGGAGGGGGGGCTCGGGCGGAGAGGGATCGAGTGGCTGGCCCGGCGGGCAGCGTGCCCCGTTCCGGCCCGCCCCTCAaagcctcctttcttctctctagcGCTCGGAGGCGGCCCCCGGGAGATCCGGGAGGGGGCGCAGCCCGCCGTCCCTACCGGCCGGTCCCGTCGCACCCTCCCTCCGacgccacccccaccccgagaAACGCACAAAGAGCGGCCGGGAGGCAAGCGCACACCTCCCGTTTGGGCGGGGCTGCGGGAGGGGCCGGCGCACTCCGCCGCGCCCGCCTTAAAGGGACCGCCCGGCTCCTCGCGCGCACTGCGCAGGCCCGACCGTGGGGCGGGGAGGGCCCTGAGAGCAGCGGGCGCGCACGCCCTCACCGCCCGCTGGAGGTATGGCCGGCGTCCTAGCGGTGCCGGCGCGGCGCTCGTGAGCGTATCAGCGCCCGCGGGGTCTCAGCTGGCGCGCGTGGCATGTGCAGGACCCCAGCGCCGTGCGTTCCGGAGGTCGCCGGAGGCGGGGCCGGCCAGGTCCGCGCTGCAACCCGTTTCTGGCTTTCTGATCCGCAGTTTCAGGGCCAGTTGGGCGAAGTGTTGCCCAAGGGGACAGAATTgcgggcgcgcgcgcgcgcacgagCGGCGATGCGGCCGGGCGTTTGCCTTTGTGTCTCCTGCGCTCCCGTGCAGGTGGGCAGCCCGCGCCGGGGGCCACTTTGCCAGTGCGCCCCAGGACCTCGAGACATGCCTTTCGTGTACGAGGGCTCGGACCGCCTTTTGGGCAGACAATAGACGCTTCTCCCAGTGGCATCTTTGGTTCTAAGGGTGGTTTATTTGGGGGACACTAACGGGACTTTCTAAGGACCAGTCTCTTAGAGCCGGGCCCCTGGCATCAGAGTTGGGCGCGTTTCCTTTTCTCAGTCTGGTGAgggaggagacctggggacaGTGACCGTTCTCAGCTGATAGGTGCAGGCAAGTGTCCCGAGCCTGCCGGTCCCGCATTAGACAACAAAGAGAGGCGTTAgcggcggcgggggaggggcgcggcCGGGAGGAGGACGGGGCGGGCTGCGGCGAGcgcggcggtgggggggggggcgctcgCTCTCCGCTCGCTCAGCCTGCGGCCTCCGCCCGCCCCCGGCCCGGCGCGCGCCAATCGCCTCCCCCAGCGATAGTGTCAGTAGCATTGTAGAGTCAGCTCCCGCCGGTGACGTTGCGCCTCCCTCGTCCCCCTCTGGAGCCGTCTGGCTGCAGAGGCTCAGTCAAGaggcggggaggagaggaggaaaaagcgCTGAGTGAGGgctggcgggcgggcgggcgggagggAGTGGAGGAGCCGGGGAGGGGCTCCTTAAAGAAACGCTGCTGTCGCTCGCCTGCTCGCTTCTCGCTCGGCATTGTGGCCAGCCAGCCGGGCACTTGGGGGGCACGCGCGGCCGCCGCTCgagctctgcccccaccccacccgccaGCAGATCTGGGGTGGGGACCCAGGCGGGGGCTCCCGCAGCCACTGCCCGGCGTGGACCGCAAGGAGCGACCCACTCTTCCCGGCGCCGAGAAAGGAGCAACGGAGCCCTCTGCAGCCGGCCGGCCTCTCCGCCCCTGACCACTCGCTTCCCGGCTGCCTTTGTGGCCGCAGTTTCTCGCCGCCGAGCAGAGGGCCGGCGGGGGCGCGGTGCGCACGGCCGAGCGATGCCCAGCTCGCTGTTTGCAGACCTGGAGCGCaacggcagcggcggcggcgggggaggcggcggcgggggaggcggcggcggcggcagcggcgggggAGAGACCCTGGATGACCAAAGAGCCCTGCAGCTCGCTCTCGACCAGCTCTCCCTGCTGGGGCTGGACAGTGACGAGGGCGCGTCTCTGTACGACAGCGAGCCGAGGAAGAAAAGCGTGAACATGACCGAGTGCGTGCCGGTGCCCAGTTCCGAGCATGTCGCCGAGATCGTGGGGCGGCAAGGTGGGTCCGTCAGGGATGGGCAGCTGGAGGTGAGAGGGTTTCGGGCCACCGCCCCGCGGGGAAGGCGGGAGAGGAATCGAGATCCGCGGCGCCCGGGAGCCTTGGGGAGGGACGAAGAGCCGCGCGAAGGGCCGGCGCCCCAGACAAAGAAAGTGCAGGCAGGCTGTCTCCCAGAGCCGCGCCGCGGCCACGGCGGGATGCACTTTCTCCTGCGAAAATCACTGCCTTCTCCCCTAGCgccccccacccagcccacccgggaaatagaatttaaatataaGATGCTTGGGGGAGGGGGCCTTTGATCGGTCCtttgggaggggggaggaggaggagtgaGCATCGGATGGGAGGAGGATTCTGGATTTCTGCAAAGCGGAATGGAGCCCAGAGGAGGAACAATGGGTCCCGGGACTGCCCCCCATTCCCACCAGTCCCCCCCGCGCTGGAGGATCTCGGCCTTCGGTCGCCTTCCCCGAACCCTTTGCCTCGTCTTCAGGGCGGACGGCGGCGCGTCCCGCTGGATACCAGCGGCATCTCCCCAGCAGACTTTTTCTGGGATTCTCGGGTTTGACTCGGGACGACCGCAGTCActgggggagggctgggcagcCAACGGACTGTTCCTCGAGCGCCTCGCGGGTGGAACCCGCTTTCCAGCCCGTGGAGCGGCCCGGGGTCTGTGAGGGAGCCGCCCCCTTTCCGCCCATCGCGCGTTCTGCCTTCCCGCTGCCCCGTACGCGGGCAGTCCCAGGTCCCCGCGGTTACCCCGGGGTAATGGGCGTGtctatctctctctcccactccctcccctgcACTCTGGCTCCCAGGTTGTAAAATCAAAGCACTGCGGGCGAAGACCAACACTTATATCAAGACCCCAGTTCGTGGGGAGGAGCCTGTCTTTGTTGTGACGGGCAGGAAGGAGGATGTGGCCATGGCTCGGAGGGAGATCATCTCTGCCGCCGAGCACTTCTCCATGATCCGCGCCTCGCGGAATAAGAACACGGCGCTCAACGGCGCAGTGCCCGGGCCGCCTAACCTGCCGGGGCAGACCACCATCCAGGTGCGGGTGCCCTACCGCGTGGTGGGGCTCGTGGTGGGGCCCAAGGGCGCCACGATCAAGCGCATCCAGCAGCAGACGCACACGTACATCGTGACGCCCAGCCGCGACAAGGAGCCGGTGTTCGAGGTGACCGGCATGCCTGAGAACGTGGACCGAGCTCGCGAGGAGATCGAGGCGCACATCGCCCTGCGCACTGGCGGCATCATTGAGCTCACAGATGAGAACGACTTCCACGCCAATGGCACTGATGTGGGCTTTGATCTGCATCATGGGTCCGGCGGGTCCGGCCCAGGCAGCCTGTGGAGCAAGCCCACCCCCAGCATTACGCCCACTCCGGGCCGCAAGCCCTTCTCTAGTTATCGCAACGACAGCTCCAGCTCGCTTGGCAGCGCCTCCACAGACTCTTACTTCGGCGGGGGGACCAGCGGCAGTGCAGCTGCCACCCCGCGCCTGGCGGACTATAGTCCCCCCAGCCCCGCGCTCAGCTTTGCTCACAATGGAAACAACAACAATGGCAATGGATACACCTACACGGCGGGGGAGGCTTCTGTGCCTTCCCCTGACGGCTGTCCTGAGCTACAGCCCACCTTCGACCCGGCTCCCGCCCCACCGCCTGGGGCTCCACTTCTCTGGGCCCAGTTTGAGAGGTCCCCGGGAGGCGGACCTGCAGCTCCCGTGTCCTCTTCCTGCTCTTCCTCTGCATCTTCGTCTGCTTCGTCTTCCTCTGTGGTCTTTCCCGGGGGCGGCGCCAGCGCGCCCTCCAACGCCAACCTGGGGTTGCTGGTGCACCGCCGGCTGCACCCCGGCACCAGCTGCCCCCGTTTGTCCCCGCCCTTGCACATGGCTCCGGGGGCGGGCGAGCACCACCTGGCGCGCCGGGTGCGCAGCGACCCGGGCGGAGGGGGCCTGGCCTACGCCGCCTATGCCAACGGCCTTGGGGCGCAGCTGCCGGGCCTGCAGCCGTCGGACACATCCGGCTCCTCGTCCTCGTCCAGCTCCTCGTCCAGctcttcatcctcctcctctGGGTTGCGGCGTAAGGGCAGCCGTGACTGCTCCGTGTGCTTTGAGAGCGAAGTAATCGCCGCACTGGTGCCCTGCGGCCACAACCTCTTTTGCATGGAGTGCGCCAACCGCATCTGTGAGAAGAGTGAGCCTGAATGCCCGGTCTGCCACACCGCGGTCACTCAGGCCATCCGCATCTTTTCTTGAAGGCGGCGCGCACCACGCGGGGGATGGAGAACCCGCTTCCCTCCATCCTCACTCCCCAGCGCCTCTTTGCCTACTTGGTGCCCCACCTTCTCCTCCCCGCCTCCCTGCTCACACTCTGAGATCCGAAGAGGAGCTTGGAAAGCTGTAGTATccgctcattttttaaatttcaatttttaaacaaaggaacTTGCCAGGATATCTGCGTCAAGAGTACTGTAGCCTGGGAAACCTCCGAACCACCTTAAATGCATGCTCTATAAATAATAGGAACGGCGACATTCTAGTAATGATAGTTTTTACACTGTACTTAATAGGAAGcttccaaaagaagaaaaccccacaagttttccattttcttaaagtaggaaaaaatgaacaataattaTTATGATGAAGATGGTAATAATAGTGCTATGGGATGTGTGGACTGTTTTAGTGTGTTCCCCTTTGTGGCTGGGTTCCTACGATGCTTATTATAGAACACAGTGGATCCTTTTTGAATGTTCGTGGAAGGGCCAGGAGTTCCTGTGAAACCAGGATACTGCAGCTTTATTAAAGTTAAAGAAACTGTAACATATctcttatatattaaaaaacgtttaaaagttttaaagagaaattgCATTATACAGAttgaagtattttattcttttttgacttgaaaaattatatttcatattgCAAAGATGTTTACAAGTATTTTAATTTAAGTTCAGTGAACTTTTTTGTAGCTGggttaaatctttttattttagtatgGCCTTATGGCAAAGAacactgtattattttaataatcacaCAATTGTGACGGAATTACAAACCATAAAATGTGTAATGTTTTGAACAGTATTCTGTTGGGATGGAGATTTTATAGGTTCAGACAAATCTTCTAGATCTGCTTCACCCAGCATATTTTCTATTCAGTGATATAAAgcatattttattctatattattACAAAAAACGGAAATGTATAAACATGTCAAAAGGAACTGTTGATGCTTTCTAACATTTGTATAAATAGAATTCAGTGCAAGTTACAAAAATTCTGTTGCACCACTATAGTTttagtatttctattttaatacatttgtttaCCACTTGTTTATGTATATGTAGGTGATGTTACTTGAGCTTAAATGTACTTTACTgagcaaagtttaaaaaaacaaagtatattttattttatgataaagGGCCTTTAACCTCATGGTCAAATACTAATATTATATTTGCTGAGACAagatttgaaattgtatcaagagttttatttttctgacattTAAAGTTCTACATAATAAAGGTAAAACTTAAGTAATGGTGctacttcattttttaagtatttctatataaataaaatattgaagaaaatctATCTTGTGTggtaacttgattttttttttttttttttaagcttctcgGAGTCTACCTTTATAAGGAATCACTCTGAAGTGACAAATTGAAAGATGCAACTTCCAGGCGTATTATGTCAGTATTTTATCAATAGAGTGGACTTTCAAAAGAGGCCGAGGTTGTGTTTGGTTGGATGGTTAGGCCGTGGGtaacagtattttttctttttaattgcaaGTTATCTACCGAATCAGAGCTTCCTCATTAGACATTTGTGGGCACAGTGCCTAGGATCTGTGATTCTTTTAGGGTCCCAGGAAAAGGtttaatttctcttaaaattagaagaaaataaagcaaagggaatgaaaatattcaaagacaATGTCTTAATTTTCAGGCCCACCAAAACCTATTCAATTTTACCTAGCACATTAAGAAAACAAGGTATCAAAGTATTGAAAgttatatcaaaaataaatttgagtaaTATTATTATGGAGGAGGGAGCAGAAGCGCCTAGGGCCTAGGAAGGTCATAATCCCACCCAGCAGGGCCCTCAAGAGTTTAAGGAGCCTGAGGGCTGTGCTTGCTGTGGTGAAGGTCACTTCCTTGGGGGAAGCCCAGAGATGCCAGTTTCTGCTTGTAGAGGACTGGGCTAGATTTGAGCACTGGTCCTAATAAGCTTCTGCTCGTCAGGCAGGCTAACTGGTGTTGACAGGCTGCAGGTGTTAACTGTCTGTTGTTGTTTGggagaagtttttgtttgtttttggcaggCTACACCTGCTCCCTGGCTGTGGGGCTTTGTCAAGGGATGGAGCCTGCATGCTTTCACTTGACAGGAACTCTGCCTTCTAGAGAGTATTTAGGAATGACCAGACCATACCGCTGGATTGCCAACGACTTCCAGGCTGAGCTGAGCTGCCCCTGGAGAACGGTGTCTGCCTGGAATGTGGGCAGCCTTTTATTTTAACCTCTGCTGATGGGTAACATTTAGCAGGTGAGTTCAAAGAGTAGGCTGTAACATATATTGGCtgttcctcttttcccctttgtattcatttttatttgtccgGAAATTTAGTCACTGCCTACGTCAGAGCTCCTGATTTGTTTGGTTTGAATGACTCTCTGCAAAGGCAGGAGACAGGCctttggggtgggaggagagaaaggagtggCCCTGCTTGGGAAATTTCTGGCATCATCTTCAACTCTGGAAAGTTCCCAGGCAGTGTTTACCCCCTTCTTTGCTCCCTCAAGGACTGGAGGTTAGTTGAGGCCTGGCAAGGAGCAATATTACAGTCCAATCCCCGCTTTCTTTCAGCTGTTCCGAAGTGCCTAGAACAGAACCAAGAGTCTTTTTGCGCTGATTTCTTTAGTGATGCAGCTTTGCTTTGCTGCTTTAGCAGAATGATTCCAGAGAAGGCGAGGAAAAATCGAAGCCTTGATTGGTTGAATTTCACATGGGCTCTTCTTACTCACTGAGATTTT
The genomic region above belongs to Phocoena phocoena chromosome 2, mPhoPho1.1, whole genome shotgun sequence and contains:
- the MEX3B gene encoding RNA-binding protein MEX3B; protein product: MPSSLFADLERNGSGGGGGGGGGGGGGGGSGGGETLDDQRALQLALDQLSLLGLDSDEGASLYDSEPRKKSVNMTECVPVPSSEHVAEIVGRQGCKIKALRAKTNTYIKTPVRGEEPVFVVTGRKEDVAMARREIISAAEHFSMIRASRNKNTALNGAVPGPPNLPGQTTIQVRVPYRVVGLVVGPKGATIKRIQQQTHTYIVTPSRDKEPVFEVTGMPENVDRAREEIEAHIALRTGGIIELTDENDFHANGTDVGFDLHHGSGGSGPGSLWSKPTPSITPTPGRKPFSSYRNDSSSSLGSASTDSYFGGGTSGSAAATPRLADYSPPSPALSFAHNGNNNNGNGYTYTAGEASVPSPDGCPELQPTFDPAPAPPPGAPLLWAQFERSPGGGPAAPVSSSCSSSASSSASSSSVVFPGGGASAPSNANLGLLVHRRLHPGTSCPRLSPPLHMAPGAGEHHLARRVRSDPGGGGLAYAAYANGLGAQLPGLQPSDTSGSSSSSSSSSSSSSSSSGLRRKGSRDCSVCFESEVIAALVPCGHNLFCMECANRICEKSEPECPVCHTAVTQAIRIFS